A region of Plectropomus leopardus isolate mb chromosome 16, YSFRI_Pleo_2.0, whole genome shotgun sequence DNA encodes the following proteins:
- the LOC121955853 gene encoding neuronal cell adhesion molecule-like: MLFDKKKLPTPEISWQKDGGELPNSRMSFNNFKKTLKVLDVTEADGGDYRCTATNNLGTVHHIIKVTVKASPFWVSAPRNLILAPNETGILTCRVNGDPKPKISWFVNGVPIENVPEDHSRKVEDDTVILSNVQSGSSAVYQCNASNEFGYLLANAFVNVLAEPPRVLTPPNRVYQVITNNPALLHCASFGSPIPTITWFKDSQTSIKSGDPYVIHENGTLEIHVAQPLNSGKYTCIATNNLGIKENHVYLEVKEPTRILKQPEYKVVQRGMSAVFECKVKHDPSLVPVMTWLKDNGELPDDERFVVDTDLDSLTVKDVTDGDEGTYTCIMNTTLDKDSASAMLTVVEATPTPAIVYEKPDPPTDLELTDQTERSVQLTWIPGDEHNSPTQKFLIQYEDLLHQPGIWINLTEAAGTSTTVRLNLSPYVYYSFRVLALNHVGYSEPSQASSQYRTNPAAPDENPSNVQGAGTMPGNLVISWTPLTGFQANGPGLEYKVQWRQKDVDEDWSSKTVANVSQFIVSGTPTYVPYEIKVQALNDYGNGPEPEAVMGYSGEDLPLSAPDSVQIIVRNSTLAEVHWEPVSFPSVRGKLQGYRVYYRRERGLHETEEDTEQQEQVLTFSGNRSEGRLPGLQPYSLYNLTIRVLNSKGEGPPSQSEKFATPEGVPGPPSFLNVINPGLDSLTLEWGPPINNNGRLAGYTLKYQPVNNTSELGPVKVMNFPPNETTITLGNLNSSMLYKFYLSAKTTKGSGPVITEEAFTVMDTIRTQPPVEPGKGPTEPPHPTPPITQSPSPPIHKGTSTPCVPLYPPKYLHWDSFLKLTCEAGQRVNGQLLVN; this comes from the exons atgttatttgataaaaaaaaact GCCCACTCCAGAGATCTCCTGGCAGAAGGATGGCGGAGAGCTGCCGAACAGCAGGATGTCCTTTAATAACTTCAAGAAAACACTCAAGGTTTTGGATGTGACAGAAGCTGATGGTGGGGATTACCGCTGTACAGCCACAAATAACTTGGGGACTGTACACCACATTATCAAGGTCACCGTCAAGG CTTCTCCTTTCTGGGTCAGCGCTCCCAGGAACCTGATCCTTGCCCCTAATGAGACTGGCATCCTGACTTGTCGAGTCAATGGAGATCCCAAACCTAAAATTTCTTGGTTTGTCAATGGCGTCCCCATAGAGA ATGTACCTGAGGACCACAGTCGGAAAGTGGAGGATGACACTGTGATTCTCAGCAATGTGCAATCAGGGTCCAGTGCTGTCTACCAGTGTAATGCATCCAATGAATTTGGTTACCTTTTGGCCAACGCCTTTGTCAACGTTCTCG CTGAGCCACCAAGGGTGCTCACTCCACCTAACCGCGTGTACCAGGTCATCACCAACAACCCTGCATTACTTCACTGTGCCTCCTTTGGCTCACCGATACCAACCATCACATG GTTTAAAGATAGTCAGACTAGCATTAAAAGTGGTGACCCTTATGTGATCCATGAGAATGGTACATTGGAGATCCATGTGGCCCAGCCACTAAACAGTGGAAAGTACACCTGCATTGCCACCAACAACCTTGGAATCAAGGAGAATCATGTCTACCTGGAGGTTAAAG AGCCGACTCGTATCCTGAAACAGCCTGAGTACAAGGTGGTGCAGAGAGGAATGAGTGCTGTGTTTGAATGTAAAGTCAAACATGACCCATCCCTCGTTCCCGTCATGACCTGGCTCAAAGACAATGGAGAACTGCCTGATGATGAGAG GTTTGTTGTGGACACGGACTTGGATAGTCTGACCGTCAAAGACGTGACAGATGGAGATGAGGGCACCTACACCTGCATCATGAACACCACCCTGGACAAGGACTCAGCCAGTGCTATGCTGACTGTCGTAG AGGCTACTCCTACGCCAGCTATTGTCTACG agaaaCCCGACCCTCCGACTGACCTGGAACTGACAGACCAGACAGAGAGGAGCGTTCAGCTCACCTGGATCCCTGGAGACGAACACAACAGTCCCACACAGA AGTTTTTGATCCAATACGAAGATCTGCTCCACCAGCCAGGAATCTGGATCAACCTGACCGAAGCTGCCGGTACTAGCACCACAGTGCGGTTAAATCTTTCTCCATACGTCTACTACTCATTCAGAGTCCTGGCTCTGAATCACGTCGGCTACAGTGAGCCAAGCCAAGCCTCAAGCCAATACAGGACCAACCCTGCAG CTCCTGATGAAAATCCATCTAATGTTCAGGGAGCAGGGACAATGCCTGGCAATCTAGTCATCTCCTGGACA CCACTGACAGGATTTCAGGCTAATGGACCCGGTCTGGAGTACAAAGTTCAGTGGAGACAAAAGGACGTAGATGAGGACTGGTCCTCAAAGACTGTGGCCAATGTTTCCCAGTTTATTGTGTCTGGAACTCCGACCTACGTGCCCTATGAGATCAAGGTTCAAGCTTTAAATGATTATGGCAACGGGCCAGAGCCTGAAGCAGTGATGGGATACTCTGGAGAAGACT TGCCTTTGTCTGCCCCTGACAGTGTGCAGATTATAGTGCGCAACAGCACACTTGCAGAAGTGCATTGGGAGCCTGTTTCTTTCCCCTCAGTCAGAGGAAAACTACAGGGATACAgg GTATACTACCGGCGTGAGCGTGGCTTGcatgagacagaggaggacaccGAGCAACAGGAACAAGTTCTGACATTCAGTGGGAATCGTAGCGAGGGACGCCTGCCAGGCCTCCAGCCTTACAGCCTCTACAACCTCACCATCAGGGTCCTCAATAGCAAAGGAGAAGGTCCTCCTAGCCAGAGCGAGAAATTTGCAACACCCGAGGGAG tcccAGGGCCTCCTTCTTTCCTGAATGTCATAAACCCTGGTTTAGACTCTCTCACTCTGGAATGGGGCCCACCAATCAACAACAATGGACGTCTTGCTGGATACACACTGAAATACCAACCAG TCAATAACACCAGTGAACTGGGACCAGTCAAGGTCATGAACTTCCCTCCCAATGAGACCACCATCACCCTGGGCAACCTAAACTCCAGCATGCTCTACAAGTTttacttgagtgcaaagacaaCCAAGGGCTCAGGCCCCGTCATCACTGAGGAGGCCTTCACGGTCATGGACACAA TTCGTACTCAGCCCCCTGTAGAGCCGGGCAAAG GCCCTACAGAGCCCCCTCACCCAACCCCCCCCATCACTCAGTCTCCGAGTCCCCCGATTCATAAGGGTACAAGCACTCCCTGTGTCCCCCTCTACCCCCCCAAATATCTACAT TGGGACAGTTTTCTTAAACTGACGTGTGAGGCGGGACAGAGAGTCAACGGCCAGCTGCTTGTAAATTAA